The Natronosporangium hydrolyticum nucleotide sequence GGCCGGTGCCGGTGGTGCTGGTGGCCGGCGGTCTCGGCGGGCTGCTGCTCCTGGTGGCCCGGCTGCTCCGGCTGCTGGCGCGTGAGCTCGCCGGAACGCTGCGGCGGCCGGCCCGGATCGTCGCCCGGACCGGGCTGCTGCTGCCGCCGCGGGGGCGGTTCGCGGTCCGGACCGCGCCGGTGCTCGCCGGCCTGCTCGCCACGCTGCTCGCCGCCGACGGGTCCGGGGTCGCCGCGGTCGGCGCGGTGGAGCTGCGCGAGCACCGGGCGGCGTGGGCGAGTAGCGCCCCGGTCGAACTCACCCGTCCGAATTCGTGGTTGCGTTCCGGTGGCCCCGGTTCGCAGGTGGCGTGGGAGACGCTCGCCGGTCCCGGGCAGGAGTTCGTGACCGGGGCGGTCACCACCGCCGACCTCGCCGGCTTCGCCGCCTTCCGGGGAGTGGACGGTCCGGTCCGGAAGCCGATCCGTATCTATGTCGGTCGCGACTCCGCCCCCGACCCGGCCGCCCGGGCCCAACTGGTGGTCGATGAGCTGGTGCGGACCGGCGCGTCCGACCGGCAGGTGGTGGCGGTGGTGGTCACCACCGGCACCGGCTGGGTCAACCCGGTCGCGGCGGAAACCGTGGAGTACCTGTACGGGGGCGACACCGCGGTGGTGGCGGTGCAGTATTCGGAGCTGCCGAGCTGGTTGTCGTTCCTGACCGAGCGCAGGGCGGTGGCCGAGTCAGCCGCCGCGACCATCACGGCGGTGCGGCGGTGGCTCGACCAGCAACCGGCGGCGAGCCGTCCGCAGCTGGTCGTCTACGGCGAGAGTCTCGGTGCCTACGGCACCGAGAGCGCCTTCGGCGAGCTGACCAACTTGCTCGACACGGTCGACGCCGCGCTGCTCGCCGGCGGTCCGCACACCAGCCCGATCCGGGCCCAGGTGGTGGCGGAGCGGGAACCGGCCAGCCCGGTCTGGCGGCCTGACCTCGCCGCCGACGTCCCGGTGCGGTTCCTGCCCGACGGCGCGGCCGGCGCGACCGGGGCCCGGGTGGGTTATCTGCAGAACCTCACCGACCCGGTGGTGTGGTGGCGGCCGAGCCTGCTCTACCAGCGGCCAGAGTGGCTGAGTCAGCCGCGCCATCCAGACCGCCCAGCCGCCGCGCACTGGCTGCCGGTGGTGACGTTCTGGCAGGTCACCGTCGACCTTCTACGCTCCACTGAGCCACCCGACGGGTACGGCCACAGCTACCGGGCCAGCGTCGTGGACGGTTGGGTCACGGTGCTGGATCCACCGGGCTGGGGGGACGCGGACACCGAACGGTTACGGGCACAGGTCGGTTGACCGGCGCCCGGCGGACTACGCTGGCGGCTATGGAACGGGCGCATCTGGACTCCGCTCTTGCCCTGCACCGCCAGCTGCCGGAGACCGGGAACCTGGGCTGGTCGCCCTACTCGGTCGCGGCGGCGCTCGGCCTGGCCGCGGCCGGGGCCCGCGGCGCCACCCGGGACGAGCTGGCCCGGGCGCTCGCCGGTGGCGAGTCGTTGCCGGCGCTCGCCGAGCAGCTGGCGGCCTCCGCGACGCTGCCAGATGCCGAGGTGGCGGTCGCCAACTCGCTCTGGCTGGACCAGCGGCTGCGGTGCCGAGACGACTACCAGCGGCAGGTCACCGGCCAGCCCGGCGGCGCGGTGCACGGTGCGGACTTCCGGCACCACCCGGACGACGCCCGGCGGGAGATCAACGACGACGTCGAGCAGACCACCCGCGGGCTGATCCGGGAGCTGCTCCAGCCGGGCATGCTCAGCCGGGACACCGCCGCGGTGATCGTCAACGCCCTCTACCTGAAGATCGCCTGGCTGACCGCCTTTGCGGAGTCGGCCACCAAGCCGGCGCCGTTCCACGCCCCGGAGGGCGTCCGCGAGGTTCCGACGATGCGGCTGCAGGAGCGCGTGCCGTACGCCGCCGCCGACGGCTGGCGCCTGGCGAGCTTGCCCACCGCCAGCACGGTGGCGGTGGACATCCTGCTGCCACCGGCCGGGGCCGACCCGGCACCGCCGCCACCGGAGCTGGTGCTGGCGCTGCAACGGTCGGCCAAGTCGTCCAAGCTGGAGCTGGCCCTGCCCCGGTTCCGGGTCGAGAGCGCGGCGGTCCTCAATGACCCGCTCCGGGCGCTGGGGGTGGTGACCGGGTTCCAGCCGGGCCGGGCCGACTTCACCGGCGTCACTGAAGACGAGCGGATCTTCCTCGATCTGGTGCTGCACAAGGCGGTGGTGAAGGTCGACGAGGAGGGGTTCGAGGGGGCGGCGGCGACCGCGGTGGTGATGCGGACCGTGTCGATGGATCTCAGCACGCCGGTGCCGTTCCACGTGGATCGGCCGTTCCTGGTGCTGGTGCGGCACCGCCGCACTGGCGCGATCTACTTCCTGGCCCGGGTGGTCTCCCCCCACTGGCCGGAGTAGTCACCTTACGCCGGTCGGTAGGAGTGGACGCGGTGGTCGATTATTGTAGTTGACCTGAATTCAGGTCATAAGGAGATGTGTCAGGTGCGGTAGACCTTGACGGTGCCGACGGTGGTGTCGAGCCGCAGTCGGAGCACCGGTGCGTCGGCCGCGGTGTGGGGGTGGTTCTCCTCGATCCGGCGGCCGCCCACGGTAGAGGTCCCGGAGATCTCCACCCGCCAGCGGTCCGGCAGCCACACCTTGATGGTGCCGACCCGGGCCCGTACCAGCACCTCCGCCCCGTCGGTGGGCAGCTCGGCGCCGACGAGGTCGAGTTTGATCGCGCCGACGGTGGTGGTGATCGCGGCCCGAGCGGGCACCAGCCACCGGCCGCCGCGCTTCACCGCGCCCACCGGTGTGTGTTCGACGACGGCCGGCTCGACGCCGACCGGGAGGGGCGGCAGATCGTGGACGACCGTGGCAAGCTCAGCCGGGGTGGTGGCGCGGTAGACCGCGGCGGTGCGGTCGCTGAATCCGTCCAGCGTGAGGCGGCCCGCCTCGACGGCCGCAGTGAGCTGGTCCAGCGCCGTCTGGCGTTGTTGCGATGTCGGTTGTTGAACCATGGCGCCCCTTCCGGTCGGGAGGCCGGCGCTGGCGGGCGTCATTGGTACTGCTCCAGGGCCTGCGTCGGGGTAATGCCCTCGGTGTGAAAGGCGTGCCAGAGCGGCATGCCGGGCAGGGTGCCGGCCTCGATCTCCTCGATCAGTGAGTCCAGCCAGGTCAACTCGGCGCGCAACAACGCCAGCTCGTACTCGGTCTCGATCAGGAAGAGCCGGGGCACCGTAACCGAGATCTCGTCGAGCTTCTCCTGATCGGTGGCGATGCGGGTGCGTAGCGCGTCCATCCGGCTGCGCAGCAGCGCCACCACCTCGTCGGGCGGCAGGACGCCGGCGAGTGACAGCCCCGTGACGAGCCGCGGGTACTCCTTCTCGGGGACGCCGAGCAGCTCCCGGAGCCAGTCGACGAGCTCCGCCTGGCCGGATTCGGTGATCGCGTAGACGGTCCGCTCTGGGCGGCGCCCCTCCCGGACTGTCTCGGTGGCCTGGATGTAGCCGTGTTTCTCCAGGTTCTCCACGACGGTGTAGAGGGAGCCCCACTTGATCGGCATGCTGTTGTGCTTGCCCCGCTCCCGGTTGACCATGGCTAACTCGTACGGATGCATGGGTCGTTCCCGCAGCGACGCGAGCACCGCGAGCGCCAGCGGGTTGCTGACCTTGCGGCGCTTCGTCATTGGACCTCCTTCCGTAGCGGTTATGCTCGACCCCGGATATCCGGACGCGTGTAGACATTCGCCCACGAATATACGCCCCCCCCCTGTCCCGGAGCGTCAAGTCGTCCTACCCGAAGGCGCCGCCGGACGGTCAATCCGGGAGTAATGTGGTCATTCATGATCCAGGGGCCGCGATTGCTGCCCCGGAGATGGCTCAGCGTGCTAATGGTGGCCGCGCTGCTGCTCGCGGGCTGTGCCGGACCGGGGCGCTCGCAGGTGACGCTGCGGGTCGCCGCCGCGTCCGACCTGCAGTACGCCCTGGGCGCCGTGGCCGAGGGCTTCACCGCCGACCGGTCCGGGGTCAAGGTGGAGGTGTCGTACGGCTCCTCCGGCGAGCTGTATCAGCAGCTCACCGACGGTGCGGAGTACGAGGTCTTCCTCGCCGCCGACATCGCGTACGCGCAGCGGCTGGTCGACGACGGGGAGGCGCCCGAGACCGACCTGTTCCGCTATGCCCAGGGCCGGCTGGCGCTCTGGGCCGGCGACCAGTCACCGGTCGACCCCACGCGGGGTATGGCGGCGCTGCGCGACGCCGAGCGGGTGGCGATCGCGGACCCCGCCGACAGCCCTTACGGACGGGCCGC carries:
- a CDS encoding serpin family protein, coding for MERAHLDSALALHRQLPETGNLGWSPYSVAAALGLAAAGARGATRDELARALAGGESLPALAEQLAASATLPDAEVAVANSLWLDQRLRCRDDYQRQVTGQPGGAVHGADFRHHPDDARREINDDVEQTTRGLIRELLQPGMLSRDTAAVIVNALYLKIAWLTAFAESATKPAPFHAPEGVREVPTMRLQERVPYAAADGWRLASLPTASTVAVDILLPPAGADPAPPPPELVLALQRSAKSSKLELALPRFRVESAAVLNDPLRALGVVTGFQPGRADFTGVTEDERIFLDLVLHKAVVKVDEEGFEGAAATAVVMRTVSMDLSTPVPFHVDRPFLVLVRHRRTGAIYFLARVVSPHWPE
- a CDS encoding DUF1707 SHOCT-like domain-containing protein, which produces MVQQPTSQQRQTALDQLTAAVEAGRLTLDGFSDRTAAVYRATTPAELATVVHDLPPLPVGVEPAVVEHTPVGAVKRGGRWLVPARAAITTTVGAIKLDLVGAELPTDGAEVLVRARVGTIKVWLPDRWRVEISGTSTVGGRRIEENHPHTAADAPVLRLRLDTTVGTVKVYRT
- the modA gene encoding molybdate ABC transporter substrate-binding protein; amino-acid sequence: MIQGPRLLPRRWLSVLMVAALLLAGCAGPGRSQVTLRVAAASDLQYALGAVAEGFTADRSGVKVEVSYGSSGELYQQLTDGAEYEVFLAADIAYAQRLVDDGEAPETDLFRYAQGRLALWAGDQSPVDPTRGMAALRDAERVAIADPADSPYGRAAEAALRNAGLYDELDGRLLLGDSVGQAADLVAEGEADAGLIALAQVAAGPRRDVGQWREVPARYYQLLDQGGVVPLAAAHPAVARSFRDYLISPDGQQILQRYGFGPPAD
- a CDS encoding PadR family transcriptional regulator: MTKRRKVSNPLALAVLASLRERPMHPYELAMVNRERGKHNSMPIKWGSLYTVVENLEKHGYIQATETVREGRRPERTVYAITESGQAELVDWLRELLGVPEKEYPRLVTGLSLAGVLPPDEVVALLRSRMDALRTRIATDQEKLDEISVTVPRLFLIETEYELALLRAELTWLDSLIEEIEAGTLPGMPLWHAFHTEGITPTQALEQYQ
- a CDS encoding alpha/beta-hydrolase family protein → MRESESGPRPLSFAGSVVAVLTGCASLTPSLLPRDWLLQGILSGLLLGIGYGAGAAIGALVRRGRPSLPRPGARTWWVTAASAVVVLSLSLWLAGGWQRELRQLTGMTDVDWRPVPVVLVAGGLGGLLLLVARLLRLLARELAGTLRRPARIVARTGLLLPPRGRFAVRTAPVLAGLLATLLAADGSGVAAVGAVELREHRAAWASSAPVELTRPNSWLRSGGPGSQVAWETLAGPGQEFVTGAVTTADLAGFAAFRGVDGPVRKPIRIYVGRDSAPDPAARAQLVVDELVRTGASDRQVVAVVVTTGTGWVNPVAAETVEYLYGGDTAVVAVQYSELPSWLSFLTERRAVAESAAATITAVRRWLDQQPAASRPQLVVYGESLGAYGTESAFGELTNLLDTVDAALLAGGPHTSPIRAQVVAEREPASPVWRPDLAADVPVRFLPDGAAGATGARVGYLQNLTDPVVWWRPSLLYQRPEWLSQPRHPDRPAAAHWLPVVTFWQVTVDLLRSTEPPDGYGHSYRASVVDGWVTVLDPPGWGDADTERLRAQVG